The following nucleotide sequence is from Microbacterium imperiale.
GGCGTCTGGGGCAACAACGACGGCGACGACCTGCGCGCGCGGCTGCCCGAGGTCGCCCGTCGGCGCATCGAGGAGGTCGACCTCGCGGTGGTCCACGAGACCGGTGCGGCGACCGGGCGCGAGAAGCGGATGGATGCCGCCTACCCCGACGACGACGTCCTCGTGTTCGGTCACAGCCACATCCCCTGGGACACGACGACCCCGCGCGGCCTGCGCCTGCTCAACCCCGGCTCGCCGACCGATCGGCGGCGGCAGCCGCACAAGACCTTCCTGACGCTGACCGTCGACGGCGCAGAGCTGCGCGATGTCGAGCTGGTGGTGGTCTGAGGCATCCGGATGCCGCCGGTGCGGCTCGTAGACTCGGACGCATGACCGTCGCAGGCACGCCCGAGCTCGAAGCCGACCGCCAGGACCTCATCCGGCTGATCCAGGACGAGGCGGTGTTCCACGGCGACTTCACCCTCTCGAGCGGCAAGAAGGCCTCGTACTACGTCGACATGCGGCGTCTCACCCTCGACCACCGCGCGGCTCCCGCGATCGGTCGCATCATGCTCGATCTCATCGCCGACGTCGACGGCGTCGTGGCCGTGGGCGGTCTGACGCTCGGCGCGGACCCCATCGCCAACGCCGTCATGCACGAGTCGGTGCGCGCCGGCCAGCCGCTCGACGCCTTCGTCGTGCGCAAGGAGCCGAAGGACCACGGCCGCGGCCGCCAGGTCGAGGGAGCGGATGTCGCGGGCAAGCGCGTCGTCGTCGTCGAAGACACCTCGACGACGGGTCAGTCGGCCCTCAAGGCCGTCGAAGCACTGCGACGTGAGGGCGCCGAGCCGGTCGCCGTCGCCGTCATCGTCGACCGCAAGACCGGTGCTCAGGCCGCCGTCGAGGCCGAGGGCCTGCGCTGGCTCGCCGCGATCGACCTCGACGACCTCGGCCTCCAACCCCAGTAAGCCGGGCCCCCGGGCGGTGCGGGCGCGTGCCCGGGCCCGCGCCTCCACCTGGCACTCCCCATCCCTTCGCCTCGCGCGAGGCGCCGTCACCTGTCAACTGAACCCCCACCCCGCAGGGTCCAGCTCGCGCGTGCCCGGGCTCCGCGCTTCACCTGGCACTCCCCGCCCCTTCCCCTCGCGCGAAGCGGCGTCACCTGCCAACCGAACCCGCCACCACTCTCAGCCCGCGCTTCACCTGGCACTCCACGCCCCTTCCCGTCCCGCGAGGCGGCGCCACGTGCCAACGGAACCCGCCGCCAACCCCAGTGCTGCCCCAGGCGGAGGAATAGCCCGGTGGCGGGGTGGGGTTGGGCTTGGGTATGAGCCTGTACGAGCCCGCCGTCTTCGGCGCCCTGAACCTCTCGAATCGCGTCGTGATGGCGCCGCTGACGCGCACGCGCGCCGATGCCGACGGTGTGCCGACCGACGTGATGGTCGAGCACTACCGGCAGCGCGCCGGGCAGGGGCTCATCATCACGGAGGGCACGTGGCCGGTCGCCGAGGGCAAGTCCTACCCGGGCCAGCCGGGCATCGAGACGGACGAGCAGATCGCGGGCTGGCGCCGCATCGCTGACGCCGTGCACGCGGCCGGCGGCACGATCGTCATGCAGCTCATGCACGGCGGACGCGTCTCGCACCCCGACATCACCGGCGCCGACCGCGTCGTCGCTCCCAGCGCCCTCGCTGCGCCGGGCCAGACCCGCACGCCGAAGGGCAAGGCCGACCTGCCCGTCGCGCACGCGCTGACCGCCGCCGAGATCCCCGTCGTGATCGAGCAGTTCGCCCAGGCTGCGCGCAACGCCATCGCCGCCGGGCTCGACGGCGTCGAGGTGCACGGCGCCAACGGCTACCTCGTGCACGAGTTCCTCTCGCCGGTCTCGAACGTCCGCGACGACGCGTACGGCGGGTCGCCCGAGAACCGTGCCCGCTTCGCGATCGAGGTGACGCGGGCGGTCGCCGCGGCGGTCGGCGCGGAGCGCACCGGCATCCGGCTCTCGCCGCAGCACAACATCCAGGGCGTGCTCGAGCACGACGACGCCGACGCCCGCGCCACCTACACGGCCGTCGCCGAAGGGCTCGCTCCGCTGGGGCTCGCGTTCGTCGACGTGCTCAGCGCCGACCCCACCGGCGACCTCGTGCAGCACATCCGTCGCACCGCCGGCGCACCCTTCATCCTCAACTCCGGGTTCGGCTCGCCGACGACGCGCGAAGAGGCCGAGACGCTCGTCACGGCGGACTGGACGGATGCCGTGGCCGTGGGCCGTCCCGTCATCGCGAACCCCGACCTGGCCCGGCGCTGGGAGCTGCGGGCCGAGCTGAACGAACCGCGCCCGGAGCTGTTCTACGGCTCGACCGCTGAGGGCTACACCGATTACCCGTCGCTCGACGAGGTGCGGGCCGGCGTCTCCTGACGCCGCGCTCCGGCTGATCCCGACGCCGCCGGGCGCCGGGGTCAGCCCTGGAAGACGGGCAGCTGCGAGGCCAGGCCCAGCACGAGCCCGAAGAAGGTCAGCAGGATGATGCCGCGGCGAGTCGAGCCGCGATTGGTGCCGTCGTCGCCGATGCGCTGATTGCGCACGAAGATGACGAGCGCGATCAGCAGCACGGCGAGGCCGGTCAGTGCCAGGACGATGGACATCAGTCGTCTCCTCCGCGCCGGCGGCGCACGAACTGCACGACGATGACCACGAGGGTCGTCGTGATCATCAGCGCCGCGCTGATCAGCAGCAGGTTCTGCTCGAACTCGTTCACGCGTCGCCCTCCATTCGCGCGGCCGTCACAGGATCCCCGGGTCTTCGGTCTCGTAGGGCTCCGCGTCGACGAGGTCGGCGACCGAGTCGAGGATCTCGTCGGGACGGAAGGGGTACCGCTCGATCTCGGCGTCGTCCGAGATCCCCGTGCGCACGAGCACCGTGTGCAGTCCCGCCTCGATGCCGGCGACGACGTCGGTGTCCATGCGGTCGCCGATCATGCCGGTGTTCTCGGAGTGCGCGCCGATGCGGTTCATGGCCGAGCGGAACATCATCGGGTTCGGCTTGCCCACCACGTACGGGGCCTTGCCCGTCGCGTGCGAGATGAGCGCGGCGAACGAGCCCGTGGCGGGCACGACGCCCTCGGGCGTGGGCCCCGTCGCGTCGGGGTTGGTGATGATGAACCGCGCACCCGCGTTGATGAACCGGATCGCCTTCGTGATGGCGTCGAAGGAGTAGTTGCGCGTCTCGCCGACGACGACGTAGTCGGGGTCGGTCTCGGTCATGATGTAGCCCGCCTCGTGGAGGGCGGTCGTGAGGCCCGCCTCGCCGATGACGAACGCCGAGCCGCCCGGATGCTGCGAGCGCAGGAACTCGGCCGTGGCCAGGGCCGAGGTCCAGATGCGTTCCTCGGGCACCTCGAGCCCCGATCGGGCCAGGCGTGCGCTGAGGTCGCGCGGCGTGAAGAAGGGGTTGTTGGTGAGCACGAGGAACGGTGTGCCCGTCTCGCGCCACTGCGCGAGAAGCTCCGCCGCTCCCGGGATGGGGTGGTTCTCGTGGACGAGAACGCCGTCCATGTCGGTGAGCCAGCACTCGATATCGGCGCGTGTCCGCATGGCCCCAGCCTAGCCGTGGCGATCGGGCCGTAGTCTTCAGTCGTGGCCCGCGATGACTGGAATCCCCGCATGCTGCCCGACCTGTCGGGCAAGCGCTACCTGGTCACGGGCTCCAACGCCGGCCTCGGCTATTTCGCCTCGCTGCAGCTGGTCTCGGCGGGGGCGCACGTGGTCATGACGGGCCGCAATCCGCAGCGCCTCGCGACGGCGCGCGCGTCGGTCGAGCGGGCCGTCGGCCACGACGCGGGAACGGTCGAGACGCTGCTGCTCGACACCAGCAACCTCGGCTCGGTGCGCGCCGCCGCGGCCACCGCCCGCGGGCGCAAACCGCTGCACGGTCTGCTGCTCAACGCCGGGGTGGTGCATCCGCCGCGCCACCGCGAGACCACCTACGACGGCCACGAAGTGGTCTTCGCGACGAACGTGCTGGGCCACTACGCCCTCGCCGGCGAGCTGCTCATCGCGCTCGCCGCCGGACGCGGGCGCATGGTGTGGGTCGGCTCGGTGTCGACGTCGATCTGGAAGTACGATCCCACCGACATCGAGCTGGCCGAGAACTATTCGCCCTGGCGGGCGTACGTGCAGTCGAAGGTCGCCACCACGGCGCTCGGTCTCGAGGCCGACGACCGGCTGCGTGCCGCGAGCGTGCCGGTCGCGAGCCTCGTCGCCCACCCCGGCTATTCGACCAGCGGCCGCACCCGCGGCATCGCCGGCATCAACGAGCCGTCTCGGATGACCCGCTTCGCCGACAACCTGCAGGTCGCGGTGACGCAGTCGAAGGAGCGCGGCGCGTGGCCCCTCGTCCGCGCGCTCGTCGATCCGGAGGCCGAGGGCGGCGAGTTCTACGGACCGACGGGCGTGCTGCGGGGCGAGCCGCGGCGTGCGACCCCCGCGGCGATCACCCGCGATCCCGAGGTCGCCGCGCGCCTGTGGTCGTACTGCGAGCAGTCCACCCGAGCGCCCTGGCCCTATCTCAAGGCGAGCCGCACCCGCGCGAAGGGCTGACGCCGGCTCCGTCTCAGGCGGTGACCCAGATCGCGGCGGCGGCGCCTGGCGGCAGCACGACCGATCCGCCGTCGTCGACGCGGACGGTGTCGCGACCGCTGACGGTGAGGGCGTGGCCGACATCGACACCCCGTTCCTCGAGCGCCCGCAGCAGCGACGGGTCGCGGTCGCTGACCCGCAGGATGCGGCCGGTGTGACCGAGGGTGGCGTCGGCGAGGAGCACGAACGGCTCGCGGTGCACGTCGCCGGCGGCATCCGGGATCGCGTCGCCGTGCGGGTCGAAGCGGGGGTCGCCGAGGCGTTCGGCGATGCCGGCGAGCAGCCGGTCGCTGATGGTGTGCTCGAGCACCTCGGCCTCGTCGTGCACCTCGTCCCACGCGTAACCGAACTCGCGCACCAGCCAGGTCTCGATGAGACGGTGCCGGCGGATGATGGATGCCGCGCGCAGACGGCCCGCCTCGGTGAGGGCGACGGGGCCGTAGGGGCGGTGCGAGACCAGGCCTTGGGCGGCGAGCTTGCGCACCATCTCGGTCACCGTCGAGGGGGCCAGCCCGAGCGTCGCGGCGAGCTGGGAGGGGGTGATGGGTGCCGGCTGCCACTCGGTGTGGTGGTAGATCGTCTTCAGGTAGTCGTCGACGGCGGGGGAGGGCACACTCCAGAATATCCGGCGCCCGTGGCGGGCCGCAGGCGCCGGGATAGCCTGTCTCGGTGACCCGTCCCGATGCCGCAGACCCGGATGCCGCAGACCCGGATGCCGCAGAGCCCGATGCCGCAGAGCCCGATGCCGCCGACCCGGATAACGCCGAGCCGCAGCTGCCGGTCGGCGTCGGACCGTGGCCGGGCGGGCCCGCGAACTGGCCGGACGATCCGCGATACGACCCGGTGCTGCTCGCGGAGGGAGACCGGCGCAACGTCGTCGACCGGTACCGCTACTGGCGGCTCGAGGCCGTCGTCGCCGATCTCGACGAGCACCGGCATCCGTTCCATGTCGCGATCGAGAACTGGCAGCACGACATGAACATCGGGTCGATCGTCCGCAGCGCCAACGCGTTCGGTGCGGCCGAAGTGCACATCGTCGGTCGCCGGCGCTGGAACCGCCGCGGCGCCATGGTCACCGACCGCTACCAGCACGTCCGTCACCACGAGGATGTCGCGAGCTTCGCCGCCTGGGCGCGCGAGGCCGACATGCCGATCGTGGCCGTCGACAACGTGCCCGGTTCGGTGCCGGTCGACCGGGCCGACCTGCCCGAGCGTGCCGTGCTGCTCTTCGGCCAGGAGGGCCCGGGACTCTCGCCCGAGGCGATCGCCGCGGCATCCGTCGTCGTCGAGATCACCCAGTACGGCTCGACGCGCTCGATCAACGCCTCGGCCGCGGGGGCGGTCGTCATGTACGAGTGGTGCCGCCGGTGGGCGCGCTGACGGACGCGCCGCGGGCTCAGCGCGACGGGTCGGTGTCGGGCGCGACGGCGTAGACGAACAGCCCCGATGCACTCGACGAGAGCTCGACGGTCGCCTCGGCCGGCACGTCCGGGATGGCGTGAGGTTCTGCTCGGGCGTCGACCGCCGCGCACGCGATCTCTCCTCGCTCGATGTCGGCGCCGGCCGCGGTCACCGCATACGACAGCTCGGCGCCTGACCCGCTGACGCATGCGATCGTCACGACGGCGGGCGCCTGATCGGCCGGCACACTGATGATCGGCTCGTTCCCGGGCGCGAGGACGCCGGCTTCGCGCTGCGTCCACGCCGCTCCGCCGAGGGCGTTCTCGGGGATCACGGCGTCGGCCCACGCGACGGCGTCGTCGAGGGTGGGCTCGGGCAGCGTCCGAGGATCATCGGACCGGGTCGGGACCTCGATCGGCGGGGCGCTTCCGGAGCAGCCGGAAGCGAGCATCCCGACCGCGAGGACCGCGACGGTCGCGGCTGCTGCGGAGGTGAGCTTCGGCATGCCGCCACGCTAAAGGCGCAGGCTGAGGTTCGGGCGAGAAAGGGGTTCCGACTCGCTCACAGTCGTGCGCATGCCGGACCGCCGGTCCGCCGTGCGCACCCGGTCAGACCGCGATCGACAGCCAGGCGCCGCGTCGCACCCGCCACCCGAGCGTGAGCAGGCGGGCCACCATGTAGACGCCGAAGAACGACACGGCCAGCCAGGCCAGACCGGTCGCACCGACCGGATGCAGCATGCCGACGATGATCAGCGCCGGCACGAAGGGCACGAGGTTGAGGCCGCCCGCGATGGCGAGGTAGCGCGCGTCGCCCGCGCCCATCAGCACGCCGTCGAGCACGAAGACGATGCCGCAGATCGGCTGGGCCACGGCCAGCACGAGCAGCGCGGGCTGCACGAGGGCGGCGACGGCCGGGTCTCCCGTGAAGACGAATCCGATGACCCCGGATGCCGCGGCGATCCCGATGCCCACGATGACACCGAACCACGCACCCCAGGCGACCGTGCGGCCGACCACGCGTCGGACGAATGCCTCGTCGCCGGCACCCATGCCGCGCCCGATGAGCGCCTGCGCGGCGATGGCGAGCGCGTCGAGGGCGAACGCGGCGGTCGAGAAGATCGTGAACGCGACCTGCCAGCCCGCCAGCTCGCTCGTGCCGAGGCCGGTCGCCACCGCGACGGTGGCCAGCAGCGCGACGCGCAGCGACACCGTCCGCAGGAAGAGCCATCCGCCCAGGCGGGCCGAGCCGCGCATGCCGTCGGCGCTCGGTCGCAGCGACGCGGCGTGCCGGCGGGCGAGCCGGCCCACGACGACGGCGTATGCGCCGACCATGCCCCACTGCGCGACGACCGTGCCCAGCGCCGAGCCGCCGATGCCCCAGCCGAACCCGTAGATGAACAGGACGTTCAGCAGGGCGTTGGCGCCGAAACCGAGGCCCGCGATCCACAGGGGCGTCACCGTGTCCTGCATCCCGCGCAGCAGCCCGGTGGCCGCGAAGACGATGAGCATCGCCGGCAGGCCCCACATCGACAGGCGCAGGTACGTCTCGGCGTCGGTCGAGACGGCCTCGCCGGCGCCGAACAGTCCGACCAGCAGCGGCGTCGCCGCCGACCCCGCCACGGCGAGCACGGCGCCCAGGCCGAGCGCCAGCCACAGCCCGTCGATGCCCGCCGCCACGGCGCTCGACGAGTCGCCCGCGCCGAAGCGCCGTGCGACTGCCGGCGTCGTGGCGTACGCCAGGAACACCATGAGCCCGACGATCGTCTGCAGCACCGCCCCCGCGATGCCCAGGGCTGCGAGCGGCACGACACCGAGGTGCCCGATGAGGGCGGCGTCGACGATGAGGAACATCGGCTCGGCGATCAGCGCGCCGAGCGCGGGAACGGCCAGCCGCAGGATCTCGCGGTTGAGCGTCCGGGGCATGCCACGAGCCTAGGGCGCGGCATCCCCTCGCACGGCCACCGGTCCCGTGTCGAGCGCGCAGGGCCGCGGGCCCCGATTGACTACGGTGGATGATCCGGAAGCGGACGGAGGGATTCGGATGCGGCTGCTCCAGCGCCTGGCGATCGCGCGCCTGCACGCGCGCCTGCCCGCCTGGGTCCGCATCGCCGTCGCGATCGTCGCCGTCGTGCTCGGCGTCGTCATCGTCATCCGGCCGACGACCGCGCTCGACGTGCTGGCGTGGCTGATCGGCGGCGGCATGGTGCTGACCGGCCTGCTCGAGCTCACCGGACGGGAGGGCGAGGTCCGGCGCCCGCGCTGGCGCACCATCACCGGTGTCGCATGGCTCGTCGGCGGCGGCATCGTGCTGCTCGCGCCCGGACTGACGGTGCGCGTCGTGGCGGTCGTCGTCGGCGTGCTGCTGCTCGTCAACGGCATCCTGGGCGTCGTGGCCGTCTTCGCGCGCGGACGCTCGTGGGACGCGCGCATCGCCGACGGTGCTTTCGGCGTCTCGGGCGTCATCTTCGGCGCGCTCGCGCTGTTCTGGCCCGACATCACCCTTCTCGTCGTGGCGGTGGTGTTCGGGGCCCGCCTCATCATGAGCGGCGTCGTCGACCTGTGGACGCGACTGCGGCGCCGACACGACGACCGCGCGGCCGAGCAGACGGGACGGACCGCGACCCCGAAGCGTCGCTGGGGGCGCACGGTCATCGCGATCGCCTCCGTCGCTCTTGCGGTCACCACCACGATCGTCACGACGCCGTTGCGCGAGGGATCGACGGTCGTCGACGACTTCTACGCGGCTCCCCGCGATCTGCCCGACGAGCCGGGACAGCTCGTGCGCTTCGAGCCGTTCACGGGCGGCATCCCCGCGTCCGCGCAGGGCTGGCGCATCCTCTACACGACCACCGGCGTCGACGGTCGGGTGCGCGTCGCGAGCGCCATCGTCGCGGTCCCCCGCGAGGGAGAGGGGCGCTGGCCGGTCATCAACTGGAACCACGGCACGACCGGCTTCGCCCCGCACTGCGCGCCCTCGCTGCAGCCGCGGGGGCTCTGGGCGGGTGCGTTCTACATGCTGCCGCGCGCCATCAAAGAGGGCTGGGCCGTCGTCGGCACCGACTACATCGGGCTGGGGACGGAAGGCCCGCATCCCTACCTCATCGGACCCCCCAGCGCGCACGCCTCGCTCGACGCCGTGCGTGCGGCCCGCCAGCTCGACGACGCGGATCTGGGTGCGCGAAGCGTCGTGTGGGGCCACTCGCAGGGCGGCGGCGCGGCGCTGTGGGCCGGCTCGCTCGCGCGAGAGTACGCGCCGGACGTCTGGGTGCAGGGGGTCGCGGCGCTCGCGCCGGCCAGCGACCCCGCGGCCCTCGTCCAGGGCATCTCGAGCGTGACCGGCGGCAGCATCTTCGCCTCGTACGCGTTCGCGTCGTTCTCGCAGATCTACCCCGAGATCGAATACCGCGACTACGTCCGCCCGGGAGCCGAGACGGCCCTGCGCCAGATGTCCGAGCGCTGCCTGTCCGATCCGACGATCGTGCTCTCGGTCGCGGCCGCGCTGGGCATGAGCCGCGATCCGGCACTGTTCTCGCGCTCACCGGCATCCGGCCCCCTCGGACGCCACCTGCGCGAGAACACCGCTCCGCTGCACTCGACGGCTCCTGTGCTGCTCGCACACGGCGGGGCCGACAGCGTGATCCCCGTGGCCGCGCAGGCCGACTTCGTCGATCGGATGTGCGCCGCCGGTCAGGACGTCGACTTCCGCACGTACGCGGGCTACGAGCACGCGGGGGTGATCGAGCGGCCGTCGCCGCTGATCGACGAGCTTTTCGAGTGGACGCGCGACCGATTCGCGGGGGTTCCGGTAGCCGAAGGGTGTACCACCACCGAACGCTGAACGCGCTCCGAAGTTGGCGTCGCCGGGTCGGCCT
It contains:
- a CDS encoding alpha/beta fold hydrolase produces the protein MRLLQRLAIARLHARLPAWVRIAVAIVAVVLGVVIVIRPTTALDVLAWLIGGGMVLTGLLELTGREGEVRRPRWRTITGVAWLVGGGIVLLAPGLTVRVVAVVVGVLLLVNGILGVVAVFARGRSWDARIADGAFGVSGVIFGALALFWPDITLLVVAVVFGARLIMSGVVDLWTRLRRRHDDRAAEQTGRTATPKRRWGRTVIAIASVALAVTTTIVTTPLREGSTVVDDFYAAPRDLPDEPGQLVRFEPFTGGIPASAQGWRILYTTTGVDGRVRVASAIVAVPREGEGRWPVINWNHGTTGFAPHCAPSLQPRGLWAGAFYMLPRAIKEGWAVVGTDYIGLGTEGPHPYLIGPPSAHASLDAVRAARQLDDADLGARSVVWGHSQGGGAALWAGSLAREYAPDVWVQGVAALAPASDPAALVQGISSVTGGSIFASYAFASFSQIYPEIEYRDYVRPGAETALRQMSERCLSDPTIVLSVAAALGMSRDPALFSRSPASGPLGRHLRENTAPLHSTAPVLLAHGGADSVIPVAAQADFVDRMCAAGQDVDFRTYAGYEHAGVIERPSPLIDELFEWTRDRFAGVPVAEGCTTTER
- a CDS encoding HAD-IIA family hydrolase; the protein is MRTRADIECWLTDMDGVLVHENHPIPGAAELLAQWRETGTPFLVLTNNPFFTPRDLSARLARSGLEVPEERIWTSALATAEFLRSQHPGGSAFVIGEAGLTTALHEAGYIMTETDPDYVVVGETRNYSFDAITKAIRFINAGARFIITNPDATGPTPEGVVPATGSFAALISHATGKAPYVVGKPNPMMFRSAMNRIGAHSENTGMIGDRMDTDVVAGIEAGLHTVLVRTGISDDAEIERYPFRPDEILDSVADLVDAEPYETEDPGIL
- a CDS encoding metallophosphoesterase family protein codes for the protein MATRLLLLADTHIPGRARALPDAVLAAADAADLIVHAGDWVAASVLDELERHGEVLGVWGNNDGDDLRARLPEVARRRIEEVDLAVVHETGAATGREKRMDAAYPDDDVLVFGHSHIPWDTTTPRGLRLLNPGSPTDRRRQPHKTFLTLTVDGAELRDVELVVV
- a CDS encoding alkene reductase, whose protein sequence is MSLYEPAVFGALNLSNRVVMAPLTRTRADADGVPTDVMVEHYRQRAGQGLIITEGTWPVAEGKSYPGQPGIETDEQIAGWRRIADAVHAAGGTIVMQLMHGGRVSHPDITGADRVVAPSALAAPGQTRTPKGKADLPVAHALTAAEIPVVIEQFAQAARNAIAAGLDGVEVHGANGYLVHEFLSPVSNVRDDAYGGSPENRARFAIEVTRAVAAAVGAERTGIRLSPQHNIQGVLEHDDADARATYTAVAEGLAPLGLAFVDVLSADPTGDLVQHIRRTAGAPFILNSGFGSPTTREEAETLVTADWTDAVAVGRPVIANPDLARRWELRAELNEPRPELFYGSTAEGYTDYPSLDEVRAGVS
- a CDS encoding TrmH family RNA methyltransferase encodes the protein MPVGVGPWPGGPANWPDDPRYDPVLLAEGDRRNVVDRYRYWRLEAVVADLDEHRHPFHVAIENWQHDMNIGSIVRSANAFGAAEVHIVGRRRWNRRGAMVTDRYQHVRHHEDVASFAAWAREADMPIVAVDNVPGSVPVDRADLPERAVLLFGQEGPGLSPEAIAAASVVVEITQYGSTRSINASAAGAVVMYEWCRRWAR
- a CDS encoding MATE family efflux transporter, which translates into the protein MPRTLNREILRLAVPALGALIAEPMFLIVDAALIGHLGVVPLAALGIAGAVLQTIVGLMVFLAYATTPAVARRFGAGDSSSAVAAGIDGLWLALGLGAVLAVAGSAATPLLVGLFGAGEAVSTDAETYLRLSMWGLPAMLIVFAATGLLRGMQDTVTPLWIAGLGFGANALLNVLFIYGFGWGIGGSALGTVVAQWGMVGAYAVVVGRLARRHAASLRPSADGMRGSARLGGWLFLRTVSLRVALLATVAVATGLGTSELAGWQVAFTIFSTAAFALDALAIAAQALIGRGMGAGDEAFVRRVVGRTVAWGAWFGVIVGIGIAAASGVIGFVFTGDPAVAALVQPALLVLAVAQPICGIVFVLDGVLMGAGDARYLAIAGGLNLVPFVPALIIVGMLHPVGATGLAWLAVSFFGVYMVARLLTLGWRVRRGAWLSIAV
- the pyrE gene encoding orotate phosphoribosyltransferase; translated protein: MTVAGTPELEADRQDLIRLIQDEAVFHGDFTLSSGKKASYYVDMRRLTLDHRAAPAIGRIMLDLIADVDGVVAVGGLTLGADPIANAVMHESVRAGQPLDAFVVRKEPKDHGRGRQVEGADVAGKRVVVVEDTSTTGQSALKAVEALRREGAEPVAVAVIVDRKTGAQAAVEAEGLRWLAAIDLDDLGLQPQ
- a CDS encoding SDR family NAD(P)-dependent oxidoreductase, producing MARDDWNPRMLPDLSGKRYLVTGSNAGLGYFASLQLVSAGAHVVMTGRNPQRLATARASVERAVGHDAGTVETLLLDTSNLGSVRAAAATARGRKPLHGLLLNAGVVHPPRHRETTYDGHEVVFATNVLGHYALAGELLIALAAGRGRMVWVGSVSTSIWKYDPTDIELAENYSPWRAYVQSKVATTALGLEADDRLRAASVPVASLVAHPGYSTSGRTRGIAGINEPSRMTRFADNLQVAVTQSKERGAWPLVRALVDPEAEGGEFYGPTGVLRGEPRRATPAAITRDPEVAARLWSYCEQSTRAPWPYLKASRTRAKG
- a CDS encoding metal-dependent transcriptional regulator, translated to MPSPAVDDYLKTIYHHTEWQPAPITPSQLAATLGLAPSTVTEMVRKLAAQGLVSHRPYGPVALTEAGRLRAASIIRRHRLIETWLVREFGYAWDEVHDEAEVLEHTISDRLLAGIAERLGDPRFDPHGDAIPDAAGDVHREPFVLLADATLGHTGRILRVSDRDPSLLRALEERGVDVGHALTVSGRDTVRVDDGGSVVLPPGAAAAIWVTA